The following proteins come from a genomic window of Bradysia coprophila strain Holo2 unplaced genomic scaffold, BU_Bcop_v1 contig_138, whole genome shotgun sequence:
- the LOC119073242 gene encoding UDP-glucosyltransferase 2-like, which translates to MTLKLSTVVWIYLSVCQVIQFADSANIVFFFGVSSYSHRIPAWPLAEELAERSHNVTFVSPYSAKNPNPKIFDYVPETLKKWVDSWGDIENVFEDRKKGDWSSVWITLPMFGIMMCEVIYKDEEYVRWVKSVKVDLLIIDALGNDCAYGMAHYWGAKVILFDTAAPFGYFSETYGLPDETSWIPSMELAYPTEMSFSQRLTNAVLPLAWHYYRKWYFFPTLAEITSDKLGITNLPRFEELERNTSLVFLNTHYGEEFPRSLPPNIVSVGGIAYTGKTKPLPKDMEDFLDKGDGFIYMSFGTYAEFNKFDVSIQQAFIGAMQNLPHIQFLWKVENVSLIEEFPKKNVYIGKWMPQQDILAHPKIRAFITHAGLIGIQEAIYNSVPLISFPIFADQDYNGERIHRKECGIRLEILTVTQSVLEEAIQKILGDQKYRNNMKKISEMFADRPLKPLETALWWTDFVIRHSTEDLSALRPLNIGQSGWKRRQLDVWAAIIVAMLVFMFLLSYAMYRTVKYCTKTSPSSAKSKHKASTRRKKGQ; encoded by the exons ATGACCTTAAAACTGAGTACCGTCGTATGGATCTACCTCAGCGTGTGCCAAGTGATTCAATTTGCTGACAGCGCGAACATTGTGTTCTTCTTTGGTGTGTCGTCTTACAGTCACCGTATCCCTG CATGGCCACTAGCTGAGGAATTAGCAGAGCGTTCTCACAATGTTACATTCGTTTCTCCATATTCTGCTAAGAACCCGaatccaaaaattttcgacTATGTCCCCGAAACATTGAAGAAATGGGTGGATAGTTGGGGTGATATAGAGAATGTCTTTGAGGATCGTAAAAAAGGAGATTGGAGTAGTGTGTGGATTACACTGCCAATGTTCGGCATAATGATGTGCGAAGTTATATATAAAGATGAGGAGTATGTGCGTTGGGTTAAGAGTGTTAAAGTTGATTTACTAATTATTGACGCCTTGGGAAATGATTGCGCTTACGGAATGGCCCATTATTGGGGTGCAAAGGTGATTTTATTTGATACAGCTGCTCCATTTGGATATTTCTCCGAAACGTATGGTCTACCTGATGAAACTAGTTGGATTCCTAGCATGGAATTAGCTTATCCAACCGAAATGTCATTCTCACAGCGACTTACGAATGCTGTACTTCCTCTAGCCTGGCATTATTATcgaaaatggtacttctttCCGACTTTAGCCGAAATAACGAGTGATAAGCTTGGAATTACAAATCTACCGAGGTTTGAGGAATTGGAACGTAATACCAGTCTTGTTTTCTTAAATACTCATTACGGAGAAGAGTTTCCCAGATCGCTACCGCCAAATATAGTTTCTGTCGGAGGCATTGCCTACACAGGAAAAACAAAGCCACTTCCTAAA GACATGGAAGACTTTTTGGATAAAGGTGATGGTTTCATATACATGAGCTTTGGCACGTATGCTGAATTCAACAAATTCGATGTATCCATTCAACAAGCATTTATTGGAGCGATGCAAAATTTGCCACACATTCAATTTCTATGGAAAGTGGAAAATGTTTCCCTTATCGAAGagtttcccaaaaaaaatgtgtacatagGCAAGTGGATGCCACAACAAGACATTCTTG CTCATCCCAAAATTCGAGCTTTCATCACACATGCGGGCTTGATAGGCATTCAAGAAGCCATTTACAATTCGGTACCACTTATCAGCTTTCCAATCTTTGCCGATCAAGATTATAACGGTGAGAGAATTCACCGCAAAGAATGTGGCATTCGTTTGGAAATACTCACCGTCACTCAGTCAGTGTTGGAGGAAgctatacaaaaaattttgggtgaTCAAAA GTATCggaataatatgaaaaaaatttcggaaatgttTGCCGATCGACCTCTAAAGCCATTAGAAACTGCGTTATGGTGGACAGATTTTGTTATACGCCATAGCACGGAAGATCTTTCGGCTCTTCGACCATTAAACATTGGACAATCTGGATGGAAAAGAAGACAGTTGGATGTATGGGCAGCTATCATAGTAGCAATGTTAGTATTTATGTTCTTGTTAAGTTATGCGATGTACCGAACAGTGAAATATTGTACTAAGACTAGCCCATCTTCGGCCAAATCAAAACACAAAGCCTCAACTAGGCGGAAAAAGGGGCAATAA
- the LOC119073238 gene encoding 40S ribosomal protein S9 has protein sequence MVNGRIPSVFSKTYVTPRRPYEKARLDQELKIIGEYGLRNKREVWRVKYTLAKIRKAARELLTLEEKDDKRLFQGNALLRRLVRIGVLDESSMKLDYVLGLKIEDFLERRLQTQVFKLGLAKSIHHARVLIRQRHIRVRKQVVNIPSFIVRLDSQKHIDFSTKSPFGGGRAGRVKRKNLKKGQSSGGAEEEDEE, from the exons ATGGTTAACGGTCGTATACCTTCAGTCTTCTCGAAGACTTATGTAACACCCAGACGTCCTTATGAAAAGGCTCGTCTTGATCAAGAATTAAAGATCATCGGCGAATATGGTCTTCGCAACAAACGTGAAGTGTGGCGTGTAAAATACACTTTGGCCAAAATCCGTAAAGCAGCCAGAGAATTGCTTACATTGGAAGAGAAAGATGACAAGAGATTGTTTCAAG GCAATGCTCTTTTACGTCGATTGGTGCGTATCGGTGTATTGGACGAATCCAGCATGAAACTCGATTACGTTTTGGgtttgaaaattgaagattTCTTGGAACGTCGTCTACAGACCCAGGTCTTCAAACTTGGATTGGCCAAATCCATTCATCATGCTCGAGTGTTGATCCGTCAAAGACATATCCG TGTTCGTAAGCAAGTGGTCAACATCCCATCGTTCATTGTTCGATTGGACTCGCAAAAACACATTGACTTCTCCACAAAATCACCATTCGGTGGCGGTCGTGCTGGTCGCGTCAAGCGAAAGAATTTGAAGAAGGGTCAATCCAGTGGAGGTGctgaagaagaagatgaagaATAG
- the LOC119073234 gene encoding uncharacterized protein LOC119073234, producing the protein MGIRYLQTFLCNDVPDGYFQINIGQEIQRWQSQNCGRAVIVFDVMALLNITLQSNIDVVQGGRHHIVLSKYEDFFRKLKQNHQAELVFFCDGRVQQNKNDIWIERQNEKYAKTIRIFDKIEESNGSLKFINTLKSEDFPGLTTTIHGLVNVCRKHGEFKLAMNVECDTELSRFATLNNAVAVIADDTDFLIYEGNWKYWSARNLNLVQFTTMEYCRSALRIALGLAPKQLPIFATLAGNDIIRQDHVQPFHRRLRLNRHNRFDKLAQFVRSNKTDVANISQAIFGSTKDQFVNLVQESVGTYNINYETTVVHDLLTQKSAYETSFYTFLNGLPYNITLMFSDLRRRDFLSYYEILMPIVKRQIGFVRQHKNSKDYRQVIVTKIDHNQSYKEFLIAPDYPKLELPSLLDITFDKKTEHLNSLRFDLLAWLIFGGDQVLNIEELPANYMVLMTTLKFLLNINQITITEADAVLLCVHKVHQKTVPVDMSSPAKVTTRSIMVSHLYSRMHNTILICFKFVGLDRLIDYLLFDGPFFMVLVERLSSQSETDYNHTIADILQFRKFLFD; encoded by the exons ATGGGAATTCGATATTTGCAAACGTTTCTGTGCAACGATGTTCCCGATGGATATTTCCAAATTAATATTGGACAGGAGATACAACGTTGGCAAAG CCAAAACTGCGGTCGAGCAGTGATAGTCTTTGATGTTATGGCCCTTCTGAATATAACACTTCAGTCGAACATTGATGTGGTACAGGGCGGTAGACATCACATAGTTTTGAGTAAATACGAAGATTTCTTCCGCAAATTGAAGCAGAATCATCAAGCAGAACTGGTATTCTTTTGTGATGGACGTGTGCAGCag AACAAAAACGACATCTGGATTGAGCGACAAAACGAGAAATATGCCAAAACGATaagaattttcgataaaattgaagaatcGAACGGATCGCTGAAATTCATAAATACGCTGAAAAGTGAAGATTTTCCCGGTTTGACGACGACAATTCACGGTTTAGTGAATGTGTGCAGGAAGCATGGTGAATTTAAGCTAGCAATG AACGTCGAATGTGACACAGAGCTGTCGAGATTCGCAACGCTGAACAATGCTGTGGCAGTCATAGCCGACGATACGGACTTCCTAATATATGAGGGTAATTGGAAGTATTGGTCTGccagaaatttgaatttagtcCAATTCACTACAATGGAATACTGCCGTTCTGCATTACGAATTGCTTTGGGCTTAGCACCGAAACAATTGCCAATATTCGCCACATTAGCCGGTAATGATATCATTCGGCAAGATCACGTTCAGCCATTTCATCGAAGGTTGCGATTAAACCGTCACAATCGTTTTGATAAATTGGCTCAATTTGTTCGTTCCAACAAAACGGATGTTGCCAATATTTCGCAGGCAATATTCGGATCGACGAAGGACCAATTTGTTAACCTGGTGCAAGAGAGTGTCGGTACATATAACATCAACTACGAAACGACTGTAGTGCATGATTTATTGACACAGAAGAGTGCATATGAAACAAGTTTTTACACGTTCCTGAACGGACTACCCTATAACATAACGTTGATGTTTTCCGACTTGCGAAGGAGGGACTTTTTGTCTTATTATGAGATTTTGATGCCAATAGTCAAACGGCAAATTGGATTTGTTCGTCAGCACAAGAATAGTAAGGACTACAGGCAGGTTATTGTCACGAAAATCGATCACAATCAATCGTACAAAGAATTCTTGATTGCACCCGACTATCCGAAATTGGAGTTACCTAGTCTACTGGATATAACATTCGATAAGAAAACTGAACATTTGAACTCACTTCGATTCGATCTTTTAGCTTGGCTAATTTTTGGTGGTGATCAGGTGCTAAATATTGAGGAGCTTCCTGCAAATTACATGGTTTTGATGACAACCCTGAAGTTTCTATTGaat ATTAACCAGATCACTATAACGGAAGCTGACGCCGTACTATTATGCGTTCATAAAGTCCATCAAAAGACTGTGCCAGTCGACATGTCTTCACCCGCTAAAGTCACAACGCGATCCATAATGGTTAGTCATCTGTATTCGAGGATGCACAAtacaattttgatttgtttcaaatttgttggACTGGATCGATTGATC GATTACCTGCTATTCGATGGACCGTTTTTCATggttctggtggaaagattaTCGTCCCAATCTGAAACCGATTACAACCACACAATTGCTGACATTCTTCAGttccgaaaatttttgttcgacTAA
- the LOC119073240 gene encoding UDP-glucosyltransferase 2-like isoform X1, giving the protein MKYLWLKMGIPFGSVICLAAALLPMVHSANIVFFFGVSSYSHRVAVWPLAEALAENGHNVSFISPYPAKNPNPKIFDYVPNALKTWLDGIGDAINVFEDRKTMSPLMGNMMLPIYGKMMCEEIYKDEEYIQWVKRTKVDVVMLDALANDCGYGMAFYWDAKVILMSTSAPFGHFSEVYGLPDETSWIPGMEIGIGNEMSFSQRTFNAVLPLFWYYYRTWFFFPKLYELTKDNLGITDLPNFEELERSTSLVFINTHYGEEYARSLPPNVVSVGGLGYTGKTKPLPEDIESFLEKGEDFIYMSFGTHAEFNKFDPPIRQAFIGAMRKLSHIQFVWKTDNVSLVEEFPNNNVYIRKWMPQQDILAHPKIRAFITHAGLLGIQEAVYNSVPLISFPIFAEQDANAERIQSREYGIRLEITTVTQPEIEEAIQNILTDPKYLNNMKRVSRMFIDRPQKPLETALWWTDFVIRHSKEDLSVLRPLSVDQSKWKRRQLDVWLTILAGVLISLFVSIYLIRVLVKCAYRVNTSSSKTSKSSTRKQKVK; this is encoded by the exons ATGAAATACTTGTGGCTGAAAATGGGAATTCCATTCGGAAGTGTGATATGCCTGGCAGCCGCTTTATTGCCGATGGTGCATAGTGCAAATATTGTGTTTTTCTTTGGAGTTTCATCTTATAGTCATCGGGTTGCAGTATGGCCGCTAGCTGAAGCCTTAGCAGAAAACGGTCATAATGTCTCATTCATTTCACCATATCCTGCCAAAAATCCAAATCCTAAGATTTTCGATTACGTTCCCAATGCTTTGAAAACATGGCTCGATGGAATAGGTGATGCAATCAATGTATTCGAAGATCGTAAGACAATGTCGCCATTAATGGGTAACATGATGCTGCCAATATATGGTAAAATGATGTGTGAAGAAATCTATAAAGATGAAGAGTATATCCAGTGGGTTAAACGTACTAAAGTTGATGTTGTCATGCTTGATGCGTTGGCAAACGATTGTGGCTATGGAATGGCGTTTTATTGGGATGCGAAAGTGATTTTAATGTCTACAAGTGCACCGTTCGGACATTTCTCAGAGGTTTATGGTCTTCCAGACGAAACCAGTTGGATTCCGGGCATGGAAATAGGCATTGGTAACGAAATGTCATTCTCACAGAGAACCTTTAACGCAGTGCTTCCGCTGTTTTGGTATTATTATCGTACCTGGTTCTTCTTTCCAAAACTGTATGAATTAACGAAAGATAACCTCGGAATAACGGACCTACCAAACTTTGAGGAATTGGAACGGAGTACCAGTCTTGTATTCATAAATACTCATTATGGAGAAGAATATGCGAGATCACTTCCGCCGAATGTAGTTTCTGTCGGTGGACTTGGATACACTGGCAAAACAAAGCCACTTCCTgaa GACATCGAATCGTTTTTGGAAAAAGGCGAAGACTTTATTTACATGAGCTTCGGAACGCACGCTGAATTCAACAAATTCGATCCTCCCATTCGGCAAGCTTTCATTGGAGCAATGAGAAAATTGTCACACAtacaatttgtatggaaaaccGATAATGTGTCGCTGGTCGAAGAGTTTCCGAACAATAATGTGTACATACGCAAGTGGATGCCGCAACAAGACATTCTTG CTCATCCGAAAATTCGAGCTTTTATCACTCATGCAGGCCTATTAGGCATTCAAGAAGCTGTCTATAATTCGGTTCCGCTCATCAGCTTTCCAATTTTTGCCGAACAAGATGCTAACGCTGAGCGAATACAAAGCAGAGAGTATGGAATCAGACTCGAAATCACAACTGTTACCCAACCGGAAATAGAGGAGGcaatacaaaatattctaactGATCCGAA GTATCTGAATAACATGAAAAGAGTATCGAGAATGTTCATCGATCGTCCGCAAAAACCATTGGAAACTGCACTGTGGTGGACCGATTTTGTTATACGTCATAGCAAAGAGGATTTGTCGGTACTTCGACCTTTAAGTGTAGACCAATCAAAGTGGAAAAGAAGACAACTCGATGTATGGCTGACAATACTTGCGGGTGTTCTGATCTCTCTGTTTGTAAGCATTTACTTAATTCGCGTGTTAGTTAAGTGTGCTTATCGTGTAAATACGTCATCAAGCAAAACATCGAAGAGTTCAACTCGAAAGCAGAAAGTTAAATGA
- the LOC119073240 gene encoding UDP-glucosyltransferase 2-like isoform X2, translating into MKYLWLKMGIPFGSVICLAAALLPMVHSANIVFFFGVSSYSHRVAVWPLAEALAENGHNVSFISPYPAKNPNPKIFDYVPNALKTWLDGIGDAINVFEDRKTMSPLMGNMMLPIYGKMMCEEIYKDEEYIQWVKRTKVDVVMLDALANDCGYGMAFYWDETSWIPGMEIGIGNEMSFSQRTFNAVLPLFWYYYRTWFFFPKLYELTKDNLGITDLPNFEELERSTSLVFINTHYGEEYARSLPPNVVSVGGLGYTGKTKPLPEDIESFLEKGEDFIYMSFGTHAEFNKFDPPIRQAFIGAMRKLSHIQFVWKTDNVSLVEEFPNNNVYIRKWMPQQDILAHPKIRAFITHAGLLGIQEAVYNSVPLISFPIFAEQDANAERIQSREYGIRLEITTVTQPEIEEAIQNILTDPKYLNNMKRVSRMFIDRPQKPLETALWWTDFVIRHSKEDLSVLRPLSVDQSKWKRRQLDVWLTILAGVLISLFVSIYLIRVLVKCAYRVNTSSSKTSKSSTRKQKVK; encoded by the exons ATGAAATACTTGTGGCTGAAAATGGGAATTCCATTCGGAAGTGTGATATGCCTGGCAGCCGCTTTATTGCCGATGGTGCATAGTGCAAATATTGTGTTTTTCTTTGGAGTTTCATCTTATAGTCATCGGGTTGCAGTATGGCCGCTAGCTGAAGCCTTAGCAGAAAACGGTCATAATGTCTCATTCATTTCACCATATCCTGCCAAAAATCCAAATCCTAAGATTTTCGATTACGTTCCCAATGCTTTGAAAACATGGCTCGATGGAATAGGTGATGCAATCAATGTATTCGAAGATCGTAAGACAATGTCGCCATTAATGGGTAACATGATGCTGCCAATATATGGTAAAATGATGTGTGAAGAAATCTATAAAGATGAAGAGTATATCCAGTGGGTTAAACGTACTAAAGTTGATGTTGTCATGCTTGATGCGTTGGCAAACGATTGTGGCTATGGAATGGCGTTTTATTGGG ACGAAACCAGTTGGATTCCGGGCATGGAAATAGGCATTGGTAACGAAATGTCATTCTCACAGAGAACCTTTAACGCAGTGCTTCCGCTGTTTTGGTATTATTATCGTACCTGGTTCTTCTTTCCAAAACTGTATGAATTAACGAAAGATAACCTCGGAATAACGGACCTACCAAACTTTGAGGAATTGGAACGGAGTACCAGTCTTGTATTCATAAATACTCATTATGGAGAAGAATATGCGAGATCACTTCCGCCGAATGTAGTTTCTGTCGGTGGACTTGGATACACTGGCAAAACAAAGCCACTTCCTgaa GACATCGAATCGTTTTTGGAAAAAGGCGAAGACTTTATTTACATGAGCTTCGGAACGCACGCTGAATTCAACAAATTCGATCCTCCCATTCGGCAAGCTTTCATTGGAGCAATGAGAAAATTGTCACACAtacaatttgtatggaaaaccGATAATGTGTCGCTGGTCGAAGAGTTTCCGAACAATAATGTGTACATACGCAAGTGGATGCCGCAACAAGACATTCTTG CTCATCCGAAAATTCGAGCTTTTATCACTCATGCAGGCCTATTAGGCATTCAAGAAGCTGTCTATAATTCGGTTCCGCTCATCAGCTTTCCAATTTTTGCCGAACAAGATGCTAACGCTGAGCGAATACAAAGCAGAGAGTATGGAATCAGACTCGAAATCACAACTGTTACCCAACCGGAAATAGAGGAGGcaatacaaaatattctaactGATCCGAA GTATCTGAATAACATGAAAAGAGTATCGAGAATGTTCATCGATCGTCCGCAAAAACCATTGGAAACTGCACTGTGGTGGACCGATTTTGTTATACGTCATAGCAAAGAGGATTTGTCGGTACTTCGACCTTTAAGTGTAGACCAATCAAAGTGGAAAAGAAGACAACTCGATGTATGGCTGACAATACTTGCGGGTGTTCTGATCTCTCTGTTTGTAAGCATTTACTTAATTCGCGTGTTAGTTAAGTGTGCTTATCGTGTAAATACGTCATCAAGCAAAACATCGAAGAGTTCAACTCGAAAGCAGAAAGTTAAATGA
- the LOC119073236 gene encoding tRNA-dihydrouridine(20) synthase [NAD(P)+]-like, producing MKSKSIIDYCNKLILAPMVRGSLLPMRLLALRYGADLVYTDEIIDLSMLQTTRRVNSVLGTIDFINEDSGCLLFRTCPAEKQKLIFQIGTADPQRAIQVARMVQNDVSGIDINMGCPKPYSTSLGIGAALLSNVNVAKKIVQGLVENIDLPVTCKIRVSDDIEQTLNMVKDFETLGVSAIAVHGRTRRQKSFEQVNKDAIRKIAESVQIPIIANGGSLDIKHFSDILKFKEDCGATSVMVARAALQNLSVFRKEGTIDVQDVITEYLKLCADFGHPWSNVEYCLRKMLLPLGKVEKSPIGNDFVAAESLEAFCDIWNLGDYCRDKQSEYKSKGLQDVIVSPPRGINTPLELILAREEKCSEKNIIHERMQYKRKLFGCYSIPKSILYGYCGRNDIPTPTYDTTRIDRQFYCIITVRDKQYTSVLLQKDERYAQQAAALVCCYHLGLYDEDFLVSIGCLYKRCDMVSASKL from the exons ATGAAATCGAAATCAATAATCGACTATTGCAATAAGTTAATACTTGCACCAATGGTGCGGGGTAGCTTACTACCAATGAGACTGCTGGCATTACGATATGGTGCTGATTTGGTTTACACGGACGAGATTATCGATCTAAGCATGTTACAAACGACACGGAGAGTAAACA GTGTTCTTGGAACGATTGACTTCATAAATGAAGACAGTGGCTGTCTTTTATTTCGAACGTGTCCTgcagaaaaacagaaattaattttccaaattggTACGGCAGACCCCCAGAGGGCGATACAAGTTGCGAGAATGGTCCAAAATGATGTATCCGGCATTGACATTAATATGGGATGTCCGAAGCCATACTCAACGTCATTAGGTATCGGAGCTGCTCTTTTGTCCAATGTAAATGttgcgaaaaaaattgttcaggGATTAGTAGAAAACATAGACCTTCCAGTTACATGTAAAATAAG AGTTTCAGATGACATTGAGCAAACACTGAATATGGTCAAAGATTTCGAAACGTTGGGTGTAAGTGCCATTGCAGTACATGGGAGAACAAGGCGTCAAAAATCTTTTGAGCAAGTGAACAAAG atgCGATTCGAAAAATAGCAGAGAGTGTACAAATACCAATAATTGCCAATGGTGGATCACTAGACATAAAGCACTTTTCAGATATACTTAAGTTCAAAGAAGATTGCGGAGCTACTAGTGTAATGGTTGCAAGAGCAGCCCTTCAAAATCTAAGTGTTTTCCGGAAAGAAG GCACAATTGATGTGCAAGACGTCATCACCGAATATTTAAAACTCTGTGCCGATTTCGGCCATCCATGGAGTAATGTTGAGTATTGTCTACGAAAAATGCTTCTTCCATTGggtaaagttgaaaaatctcCGATAGGAAATGACTTTGTGGCAGCTGAATCGCTAGAAGCATTCTG TGACATATGGAATTTAGGAGATTACTGTCGTGACAAGCAATCGGAATATAAGTCGAAAGGCTTACAAGACGTAATAGTAAGCCCTCCAAGAGGAATTAACACACCACTTGAATTGATTCTGGCCCGCGAAGAAAAATGCagcgaaaaaaatatcattcaCGAACGCATGCAGTACAAACGAAAACTGTTCGGCTGTTACAGCATTCCGAAATCCATACTCTACGGTTATTGTGGAAGAAATGACATACCTACACCAACATACGATACCACAAGGATTGATCGTCAGTTTTACTGCATTATCACAGTCCGAGATAAGCAGTATACCAGTGTGCTTTTGCAAAAGGACGAAAGATATGCTCAACAGGCTGCTGCACTCGTTTGTTGCTATCATTTGGGTCTTTATGACGAAGATTTTTTAGTGTCTATCGGATGTCTTTATAAACGTTGTGACATGGTATCAGCTTCGAAGCTTTGA
- the LOC119073235 gene encoding tRNA-dihydrouridine(20) synthase [NAD(P)+]-like yields the protein MKSKSIINYCNKLILAPMVRGSLLPMRLLALRYGADLVYTDEIIDLSMLQTTRRVNSVLGTIDFINEDSGCLLFRTCPAEKQKLIFQIGTSDPTRAIKVVKMVENDVSGIDINMGCPKPYSTSLGIGAALLSNVKVAKRIVQGLVENIDLPVTCKIRVSDDIEQTLNMVKDFETLGVSAITVHGRTRYQRSSEPVNKDAIRKIAESVRIPIIANGGSLDIKDFSDIDKFKEDCGATSVMVARAALQNVSVFRKEGTINVQNVITEYLKLCVDFDQEWRNVEYCLRQMLSPLGKVKKSPIGKEFEAAESLEALCDIWNLGDYCREKQSDYKSKGIQKLSLSPPKGINTPIELILAREEKFSQKNIIHERMQYRRHFFDLDRLPKFVLHKYCVENNIPLPTYDSTRIDRQFNSIITMQDKQYASVFLHKDSRNAQQAAALVCCYHLGFYEEDFLVSMGCLYQRYELASIAKL from the exons ATGAAATCGAAATCAATAATCAACTATTGCAATAAGTTAATACTTGCACCAATGGTGCGGGGTAGCTTACTACCAATGAGACTGCTGGCATTACGATATGGTGCTGATTTAGTTTACACGGACGAGATTATCGATCTGAGCATGTTACAAACGACACGGAGAGTAAACA GTGTTCTTGGAACAATTGACTTCATAAATGAAGACAGTGGCTGTCTTTTATTTCGAACGTGTCCAgcagaaaaacagaaattaattttccaaattggTACGTCAGACCCCACAAGGGCGATAAAAGTTgtgaaaatggttgaaaatgaTGTATCCGGCATTGACATTAATATGGGATGTCCAAAGCCATACTCAACGTCATTAGGTATCGGAGCTGCTCTTTTGTCAAATGTAAAAGTTGCAAAGAGAATTGTTCAGGGCTTAGTAGAAAACATAGACCTTCCAGTTACATGTAAAATAAG AGTTTCAGATGACATTGAGCAAACACTAAATATGGTCAAAGATTTCGAAACGTTGGGTGTAAGTGCCATAACAGTACACGGCAGGACTAGGTATCAAAGATCGTCTGAGCCAGTAAACAAAG ATGCAATTCGAAAAATAGCAGAGAGTGTACGAATACCAATAATTGCCAATGGTGGATCACTGGACATAAAAGACTTTTCAGATATAGATAAATTCAAAGAAGATTGTGGAGCTACCAGTGTAATGGTAGCAAGAGCAGCACTTCAAAATGTCAGTGTTTTTCGGAAAGAAG GCACAATTAATGTGCAAAACGTCATCACCGAATATTTAAAACTGTGTGTCGACTTCGACCAGGAATGGCGTAATGTTGAATATTGTCTAAGACAAATGCTTAGTCCACTGGGTAAAGTCAAAAAGTCTCCGATTGGAAAGGAATTTGAGGCAGCTGAATCCCTAGAGGCATTGTG TGACATATGGAATTTAGGAGATTACTGTCGGGAGAAGCAATCGGATTACAAGTCAAAAGGcatacaaaaattaagtttAAGCCCTCCTAAAGGAATAAACACAccaattgaattaattttggcCCGTGAAGAAAAGTTcagccaaaaaaatattatccaCGAGCGCATGCAGTACAGACGTCATTTCTTTGATTTGGACAGGTTGCCAAAGTTTGTACTTCATAAATATTGTGTTGAAAATAACATACCGCTACCGACATACGACAGTACGAGAATCGATCGTCAGTTTAATAGCATCATCACAATGCAAGATAAACAATATGCCAGCGTATTTCTGCATAAGGATTCACGAAATGCTCAACAGGCTGCTGCACTCGTTTGTTGTTATCATTTGGGTTTTTATGAGGAAGACTTTTTAGTGTCTATGGGATGTCTCTATCAACGTTATGAACTGGCTTCTATCGCAAAGCTGTAA